A DNA window from Gallaecimonas pentaromativorans contains the following coding sequences:
- a CDS encoding DUF6438 domain-containing protein has translation MRKLLIFTLFLCSNLCAQDLVSLYEESGVTAPTFFDKSHYKSNEYSTFGITEIGIQKTSCFGHCPAFMLKIKTDGTVYYEGYGFVDKLGQHNGKLKRSQLENILAYINEIDFMDLQDVYSVDITDQPSVYTMVKTQSQQKIIKNYANTGPMTLWALEQLMTQLLNEVRWLD, from the coding sequence ATGCGCAAACTTCTCATTTTTACTTTATTCTTGTGCAGCAACTTGTGCGCTCAGGATTTAGTTTCATTGTATGAAGAAAGTGGGGTTACAGCCCCAACCTTTTTTGACAAATCCCATTATAAGAGCAATGAATATAGCACTTTTGGTATCACTGAGATTGGTATTCAGAAAACATCTTGCTTTGGACACTGCCCTGCATTCATGCTCAAAATAAAAACGGATGGTACAGTTTATTACGAAGGCTACGGCTTTGTTGATAAGCTCGGCCAGCATAACGGTAAATTGAAACGGTCTCAACTTGAAAACATTCTTGCCTACATTAATGAAATTGACTTCATGGATCTGCAAGACGTTTACAGTGTTGACATTACTGATCAGCCATCTGTTTACACTATGGTTAAAACACAGTCTCAGCAAAAAATAATCAAGAACTACGCCAATACTGGCCCAATGACATTATGGGCATTAGAGCAATTAATGACTCAGCTGTTAAACGAAGTAAGATGGTTGGATTAG
- a CDS encoding SMI1/KNR4 family protein, which yields MVLDVNGWASENKKFDDAEVSKIEKELGVKFPQSYISLMKDWNGGYLHEEHQILIENDVPEDLIYYLGERFWTVGSVAGISADLNNSEGIINKSKTAHEWGIPEKVIAFDGDGHTWVAFDYRDNPDKPKIIFIESDELLSFFLASDFSDFISKLIPSSQVYDNDGNVIFEQK from the coding sequence ATGGTATTAGACGTGAATGGATGGGCATCCGAAAATAAAAAATTTGATGATGCTGAAGTCAGTAAAATTGAAAAGGAATTGGGAGTTAAGTTTCCCCAATCCTATATTTCTCTAATGAAAGATTGGAATGGAGGTTACTTGCATGAAGAACATCAGATTTTAATTGAAAATGATGTTCCTGAAGATTTAATCTACTACCTTGGGGAGAGATTTTGGACGGTTGGCTCAGTAGCTGGAATATCAGCTGATCTAAATAACAGTGAAGGCATAATTAATAAATCTAAAACAGCCCATGAATGGGGAATACCAGAAAAGGTAATTGCTTTTGACGGAGATGGTCATACATGGGTAGCTTTTGACTACCGAGATAATCCCGATAAGCCAAAGATTATTTTCATTGAGTCTGACGAGCTTTTGTCATTTTTTTTGGCTAGCGATTTTTCAGATTTTATTAGCAAACTCATCCCATCCAGCCAAGTATATGACAATGATGGGAATGTCATCTTTGAACAAAAATAA